ACCGAATCGCCAGTCGCCCATGCAGGCCGAGCGTGTTGCGGAAGCGGGTCACGACGCGGCATTTGCTCGCCGCCAGAATGAGGTCCTGGTTCCGCATGATCTTGCTGACCGCGGCGACCATCTCCGGGGTCAGCCCCGGCGCGAGTTCGGCAAGCGTCTCCACATCGGTTTCATAACGCAACAACCAATTGCGGAAGTCACCAACCGTCAACTCGGCGACCGGCGCGAACGCCTCGCGATCGTGAGAATCGACAATCAGCCGCGTCACTTCGTCCGTCTCGTACGGAATCAGCTGTTCTTCCAAGAAGCGCGCGAGCGGCACGTCGGCTAGCGTCATCTGCGCGGCGACGCGCTCGCGATCGTTTTCCGCCGCGACGCCCGCCAGGTAGTCGCCGCTCCGCGCAGGCGTCGCCTTCGCCAACAGTTCCTTCAGCGAGTGGAACGTGTAGCTGCGGTGGGCGGCGGCAATGTGATAGGTGCTCATGTGTTACGCCGTTTTCGCTGTAGGAGGCTTCCGGCGCCAGAGGGGCGATAACACGCAGGCCGAGAGCACGAGTCCGATCAGCAGCACGCGGAACAATGGCGACCAATCGTCCCCCTTCGTCAGCATCCCCGGCAGAAATCCGCCAAAGATTCCGCCAATCGAACCGACGCCGTTGACGAAGCCAATCGCCGTCCCCGCACCCCGCTTCGTGCCGAAGTCCATCGACGCGGTCGCCGAGATCACCGAGTCGGGACCAAACAAAAACGCGCCGACGCAAAAGAAGAATGCCGCCATCGCCCACGCACTCTCCAGTTGCGTGAGCCCCACGAGCAGCACGCCCGCCGTCGCGAGCAGCGACAACATCGCCGCCGGCGCCCGCCGCGATTGGAACAACAGGTCGCTCACATAGCCGATCGCAATCACCCCGACGACGCCGCCAATCGGCATCGCCGCCGCCGTGAACGCGCTCGTCGAGGCGTCGCTGCCGAGGCTTTCCTTCACATACAGCGGACCCCAGAAGATGAACACGTAGCGGGTCAGCTTCACGCAAAAGTAGGAGATCGCTAGCAACCAAATGCTCGGCGAGCTCAGCACTTCGCGGATGATCGCCGACGAACCTTCCGGCGCCGGTTCCGCAGGCGACTCGTCGTCGATCAGCGACTCGGGCTCGCCGTGGTACTGTTCAATCGACGGCAAGCCGAGGTCTTCGGGTCGATCGCTCAGCAAGAACCACGCCAGCACGCCGACGACGCCGAGCACCGCCGCCGCGCTCCAAAACGCCGCTGGCCAATATTCCACGACCTGCGGCGCGCCGTCGGCGCCGGACCGTTGGCTGCTGAACAACCGCATCATCGCGCCGCCGAACATCAGCGCAATCGCCGGGCCGAGCGAATAACAGGTGCACCACCAACCGACGACGCGGCCCCGCTCGCGCAGCGAGAACCAGTTGCTCATTGTCTTGTTGGCGTTGCTCCAACCGGTCGACTGGGCCATGCCCTGCAGCACCGCGAGTGCGATAAAGGTCCAGAACGTGAGCGCGAACCCGCCCGCCGCTGCCGCGAACACGCTCAGCGCAATCCCGAAGAGCAACACGACGCGCGGCCCGTACTTATCGCCGAGCGAGCCAAACGCAAACTGCCCCAGCATGTAGACGGTGGAGTAGACCGAATTGACATGCCCCATCTCTTCGCGCGTGAGTCTCACCGCCGAGCCTTCGAACGCCGGTTTGGCGACGTCGAACGCTTGCCGCGTGAAGTAAAAGGTGGCGTAGATGAGCCACGTGATGCCGAAGGTGATCCGCCGCCACAGTTCGTATCGAGGATTCAACGGGCGCTCCTGCAAGGTCCTGATCAGTCGACGACGGCGATGCGACGAGCGCTCGGCGACCGCGATGATACCCGCGGCCCCGACGAGTGCCAAACAATTCCGCCGCCGCAACAAAGCCAGTGCGCAATTGCTGGGCCAAGAATGCGGAAACCGTCCGATTCGCTTGAACCGTTTCTTCACACGGCGGAGGATACGCCGCTTATTCGGCGCACCAAAGTCGCAAGCTTACTTTGTGGGAGGCGTCTCCGACGCCGATTTCGCGCCTCACTCCGACGATGTCATTGCTGGCAAACCGTCATCGGCGTCGGAGACGCCTCCCACAGAACTTCAACCTCAACTCGACGGCGATTTTGCTTCAACAGGCTTCTCTGCCGCCGGCGTCGCCTTCTTCGCCTCCGCCTCGTCAATAAACCCGTTTCTGTCGCCATCGAGTTCCGCAAACTTTTCCGGCGAGCCGAGGAACTCCCGCCGGCTCAAGTCGCCATCGCCGTTGAAGTCTGCCGCGCGGAACCATGGCGGGGCCTTGTTCTCCTGCGGCGCCGCGACGCGCGGCGGCAAGAAGAATTGATCGTCGCCGCCGGTCGCTCCCCGCACGAACGCGACGATCATCGCGTACGGCAATTCGCCCGCTGCGAGTGCACCGTCGCCGTTCGCATCGCGGGCCGCCAACCTCTCGCGGCACATCGCCATCTCGCGGGCGCCGAGCCGGCCGTCGCCGTTCGCATCGATTAGTTCGAACAACGCATCTTCACGGTCGTGCACGAAAAGTTCGATCTGGTCGCGCGCCGCCGCGGCGTTGCCGCCCATTTCTCGAAAGTTCGCCCCGGACGCGTCGGTCGCCGAGAACGCCAGCCGCGTGCCGCCGAGATCGAAATCAAGCCGTCCGGCGGGCGGCGTTCCGAGCGCCTTCAGTTCCGCTTGATGATCGACAAGCGTCACCGTCGCCGTCCCCGCCTCCATGGGCCGCTCTCCAGTCGAAGTCGTAAAGTCGACGTTGATGCGAAGATGCGGATCGATCATTAGCAAGCGGTCGAGTTCATCGCGGTCGAGCCATTCCTCGCCCGACTTGTCGAGCTGCGCGAACAACTTCGGCAAACTGGCAAAACTCTCCGGACTCAGCGCCTGATGAGGCGAGTAAAGATCGGGCAACAGGTAATCGAGCCGCTCGATGACGTACCCCGGCTGCAAATGCATCGCCGCATCGCGGGTCGATTCGTCGCCGGCGCCGCTGCCGCCGTTCTGGCCGATGAGTTGTTCGCGGAGCGTCGCGAGTTCCGCCATCGTCAGCGACTGATCGTCGTCGGCGTCGAGATCGAGCAGCGCCTGCCCGGCGCCGGCCAGTTCAGCGGCCGACAGATCGCCGTCGCCGTCTCGATCGAGAAACTGCCACACCCGCGAGGTGGCCCGCACGTTCGGCACATAGGCCCGATTACTCCGCACCTTGAACGCCGCGGCAGGCGCGCGGTTGTCGCGACCGAGCCACTTCGCCGCCTCGCGACGATCGACGTGAGCGTCTTCGTTGAGGTCGTACTCCGCGATGGCCTCGCGCTGCTCGCGAGCGTTCATCTCGGGACGGCCGGGCGACTGCTCTTCCAGGTACGTCTTGTTCTCCAGCAACTCCTTCCACATCGGCATGCCGTCGCCGTCGCTATCAGCCGCGGCGAGGAGCGCGTCGATTCGCGCTTCAAACGCTTCATTGAACGGCCGGCCGTCGAGCGTCATCGTCACGTCGACCAGCAACGGTCCGCCGGGCGTGAGGATGGCGATTCGCTCCGGCGGCGGGGGAGGGGAGGGGGGAGCACTCGCAGCTTCCTTCGCCGACTTCGCCGTTTCTTTTACAGCCGGTTCTACCTTTGCTTCGTTGGCCGGCTTCGTCTTGCTCGCAGCCTTGGCGTCGTTGCCAGCAGGCTTACCGTCGGGCTTATTTTCGTTGTCGGCCTTGGTTGCCTCTGCTGCTTTCGGCAGATCCTTCGTGGACGTTTCCGCTGCTTTGGCCTTTGCTGGCTTCGCGGGCGGGGTCTTCGCCGGCGTTCGTTTCTCTGCACAACCGGGGACGGTCGCGAGCAGGCAGACCATCAGCAACCATCGCAACAAACCGGGCACAGCGATTCCTTCGTCGGATCAAAGCTAGAGAAGTGAGAACGCGGCCATGCTACGCCAACAACTCCGCAATCGGCGTCCCCTCGGCAATCTTGATCGGCCGCTCGCCCATCGCAAAATTCTCAGTATCGGGCGGCACCCCAAGCGCCGCGCTCACCGTCGCCAGCACGTCGCCAATCGCCGTCGGCTTCTCTTCGACCGTCATGCCGTCGGCGCTCGTCTTCCCGTACGCCTGACCACCCTTCACACCGCCGCCAGACAGCACGCACGACCACGCATTGGGAAAATGATCGCGGCCCCCCATCGAGTTGATCACCGGCGTGCGGCCAAACTCGCCCATCCAAACGATCGTCGTGCTGTCGAGCAAGCCACGTTCGCTCAGTTCCGTCATCAGCGTCGCCCAGCCTGCGTCGAGTTCGCCCGACAGATCTTTCACCAACTTGAAATTCTCCGCATGCGTATCCCAACCGAGCCCCGAGCCGAGCGACACCTCGACGAACGGCACGCCGCGCTCAACGAGTCGGCGGGCAAGCAGACACCCTTGGCCGAACATGCCGGGCCCGTATTTCTCGCGGACCGCATCGGGTTCTTGCGACAAATCAAACGCCGCCCGCACTTCGGGCCGCATCATGTCGGCCGCCTTGCGGTAGAGTGCGTGGTGATCATTAAACGACGCCGCGCGATGATCGTTGAGGAACCGCTTCTCCATCGCATTCCACAATTTCATCCGCCGCATCGCTTGCGCTTCGCCGACGCCGCGCGGCAGTTCGAGGTCGTCGAGCGTCAGCGCTGCAAACTTGCCGCCCGCCACCGGTCCACCTGGCGCACCATTGCCGCCGACGAGTGCGGGAGCGAAGCTCGGCCCTAAGAAACCCGGCCCGAACGCCGCGGGGCTGATCTGCAGCGTCGGCGCCACGCTCACGTAATTCGGCAGCGACGATTCCGCCGTCTCTCCCAATTCCTTCGCTAGCGAGCACGCGATCGACGGATACGCGACGGCGCCCATCGGCGGTTGCCCGGTGCGCACGAGGTGCGTGCCGCGTTCGTGGTCGCCCTCTTTCGTGGTGAGCGACCGAATCACCGCGATCCGCTCGCTATGCTCGGCGAGCTTCGGCAAATGTTCGCTGAATCGCAGCCCTGGCGCCCGCGTGGCGATCTCTTTGAACTCGCCGCCGTTGTTGTGCCCCGGCTTCATGTCGAACGTGTCGGTCTGCGTCGGGCCCCCGCTCATCCACAGCAAAATGCAATGCCGCTTCCGCCGCGGGTCGGCTGCCACCTGCTCGGCGAGCGACGGCAACCAACTCGCGCACGTCGACGCCATCGCTCCTAGCCCTAGATGTCGAAACATCTCGCGGCGATCGGGCTGCCAAAGTGGATTGAGCATTTTTTACTTTCCGGGGGGAATAACCACGAAGACTCCAGTTGTGGGAGGCGTCTCCGACGCCGATGGCGTTCACCACTGCATACCGTTGCCGCGCCGTCACGTCGCTTCGGGGTCGGAGACCCCTCCCACAATTTCCTAAGTTAATCCCCGCATTCTCTTTAATGATTAAACGCGAACTCGGTGCTGTTCAGCAGCGCCCAAAAACTATCGCTCAGCGCTTGCTGGCGCTCCTCGTCGCTCGTCGTCTCGCTGAGCGTTTCCACGAACAGCGTTCGCTCTTCCTCGTTCGGCAAGCGTGAGAGTGTCGACAGGAACAACGCATCGATTCGCTCCGCATCGCTGAGGAACGGCGCATTGATGGCGCCGAGCAAGCGGCTTTCCTGCGGCCCCGTCACCCGCGAGGTCGTCTGCCCGTTCATCAGCATCAGCGCCTGCAGCGTGCCGGCCTGGTATTCTGTCGGTTCGCCCGGCGGCGGTCGCATCCGGCGGACGAACTCGACGCGATTCGGATCTTCGTCGAGCATCGCCGCCATTTCGTTCGGCGTCCGCCCGGCGGCATAACGCTGCTCCGGCGACGGCGCCAACCGCATGAAGCTGTCGTACAACTGCTCCGGCGTCAGCGGCTTTGGCAACATCACCGCAAACAACTCCCGCGCCGGCGGTTTGTCGCCTTCGTAGCCGCTCGAACGCTGATACGCCTCAGTCGTGGCAAGCGTCCGCCACAGCTGCTGCAGGTTAAACTTCGACTCCACGAAATAGTCCGCTAGCTCAACAAGCAACTGCTCGTTTGCCGCAAGTTCCTTCGCGTCGTCAAAATCGTCGAGCGAATCGACGAGCCCCTCGCCAAACAGGTGCGACCACGCCCAATTCACCGCCGCCCGCGAGAAGTAGCGGTTGTCGCGCGAGGTGAGCCACAGCACCAACTGCGAGCGGCGAGTCGTGCCGTCGTCGGTCGAGAGCTCTTCTCCGCGCGGATACTTCGGCGGCACCACTTCCTCCGACTCGGGAATCTTCACCTCGCCGCGCGGAACGTCGACCAGCTTGTACGACGTTTGCATCCCCATGCCGGCGCCCGGCGACTCGGTCCGCGCGAAGAACGCGGCCAGCCCCCAGAACTCCCGCTGCGACCAATCGGCGAAGGGATGGTCGTGGCACTGGGCGCACTGCAACTTCACGCCGAGAAACAGCTCCGCCGCGCTGGCAGCCACCTTCTCCGGCGCCACGCCGTGCGATTGGTAGTACAGGGCCGGACCAATTTCGTCGCCGCCGTTGGTGAGCAGCAAGCTGCCGACCAAATTGTCGTACCGCAAGTTGCGGGCGAACCTCGTCCGCAGCCACTTTTGCAGCGCCGCCGCATCACGCGCCCGCGAGGGATCGGCGCCGCTCGGCAAAATGCGATTCCGCCACGTCGTCGCCATGTGGGTTGAATACCGCGACGACGCGAGCAGCCGATCGACGAGGGCCTGCCGCTTGTCGGGTTGCTCGTCCGCCAAGAAATCGCGGACCTCCGACGCCCGCGGCACGACGCCGGTGAGATCGAGCGACGCCCGCCGCAGGAACTCGGCGTCATCGCCAAGCGGCGCCGGCGTCACATTCGCCGCGGCTTGCCCTTGGGCGAGCAACTCGTCGATGCGCTGTGTCATCCGCAACTGGCGACCGTCGACGCTCAGTGCGGACTCGGCCAACGGCGTGGCAATCTTGCCGTCATCGGCCAGCGATGACGGCGCAATGCACATCGCGGCGAAACCAATGGCGAGCGCCAGCCAGCAACAGCGGCTGCGTTTGATAGCAGTGTAGAAAAGCGACGCCATGAACCGCGCGGCCTCCGTGGCGCTCCGGGCATGCCCAAAGTCGGGTGAACGGCTCCAGTATAGCGTTCTTCGCTCGGCGGAGGAAAATCTTAGCCGGAAACTCCCTGGTTATGGCTAGCTGGGGAATTTAACCGCCAAGTACGCCAAGGAAATACAAGAGAAGGAGAAGAGCCGTGAATCTCGCGAATAAGGCAGGACAACTTCTTTCAAACTCTTCTCATTCGCGGAAATTCGCGTGATTCGCGGTTAGGCATTTTGTTCATCTGCGATGCTCAGCGGTTTCATGCGGCTGAATCAATCCGCATCGGCTCCAGCCGTGGCACCAGCAAGTGAATGATCAGCACATTGACGAGGTACGACACCGATGCAACGCCCAAGATCGCCAGGTAGCCCGACTTCCAATGCTCAAGGACGTACCCCGTGCCGATCTGAAATCCCATCCCCACGAACCCCGCCGCCATGCCGCCGAGGCCGACGATCGAGCTCACCACCTTCCGCGGCGCCATGTCGGAAACGAGCGTATAGAGGTTCGCCGAGAACCCTTGGTGAGCCGCCGCCGCGAGCGCGATCAAGCCGACGGCAATCCAACCATTCGTCACGAGCGCCGCTCCGAACACGGGTACGACGCACAGCGCGCAGACGAGCAGCGTGATCTTACGCGCGGCGTTCAGGCTCCAACCACGCTTGAGCAGCCATCCGGAAAGCCAGCCCCCCGCGATGCTCCCCACATCGGCGGAGACGTAGATCACGACCAACGGCGGCCCAATGTTCTTGAGGTCGAACCCGAACCGCTCATACAGAAACCCCGCCGCCCAATAGAGATAAAACCACCAGATCGGCGAACTGAGCGACATGCCGACGATGAACGCCCACACCTGCCGGTGGCGCAGCAACTCAAGCCACGAGATCGCCTGCGGCGGATCAATCGGGTCGCTTTGGATGTAGGCGAGTTCGCTGGCCGAGACGCTCGGGTGGCGTTCCGGCGCTTCGTACCACTTCCACCAGAAGACGAGCCAAATGAACCCGAGGAACCCCGTCGCGTAAAACGCGGCCGGCCAGCCGTAGTTTTCCGTGATCCACGGCACCATCATCGGCGCGACGAGGGCGCCAACGCTGCTGCCCGAGTTAAAGATGCCGGTAGCGAGGGCTCGCTCCCGCTTCGGGAACCACTGGCTCACCGACTTGATCGCCGCGGGAAAGTTGCCCCCCTCGGCTAAACCGAGCGCCCCGCGCATAAAACTGAAACCGAGGGCCGTCCGCACCAGCCCGTTCCCCATCGCCGCCGCGCTCCACGCCGCCACGCACAAGGCGTAGCCGACGCGCACGCCGAGCAAATCCATCGCCCGCCCTGCGAAGCCGTAGCCGAGCGCGTAAGCAAAGGTGAACGACGCGGTGACGTTCGCGAACGTTTCCTCGTTCCAATTCAGTTCCGTCATTAGCTTCGGCTTGAGAATGCCGAACACGGCGCGATCAACGTAGTTGATCATCGCCGCGAAGAAGAGCAGCGCACAAATCTTCCAGCGAACATTCCCGGTCGGCCCGACGCTCGGCCGCGCAGTTTCGTTCGGCGCATCCACAGGGGCAGTCGCGAGCATGGCGCTGGAGGTGTCCTGGAACCAGTGCGGAAGAAAAGCTGATAACTGATAAGAAGTTGGCCGCCTGCTGAGTCGATCGTACTCCGCCGGCAACGGGCTCTCTACGGCGACCGAATGCAAAATTCGCCCGAATATCGGCGAATGAGAGCAAAACGACCGGACGACAACGCGCGTGCAGCGCCGCGCATCAACGCGTCGTCGCGTTTGCGACGGAGCGCTGCGAACCGTATAACGGCGTCAACGCCGACTACGCTCTTCGCTCCATTCAACTCGCGGCAGGCTGAAAGATAATGACGTCGACTCGCACCGCATCGAAGTTAACGCTGCCCCTCATGGCGATGGCCGTTCTGGCCAGCCTCCTTAGCCAAACCAGCCAAGCCGCCGACGCGATGCGCGTCTACATCGGCGCCTACACCCAAAACGGCGGCCGCGGCATCAACCAAGCCTCATTCGATCCGAACACCGGCGAACTGAAACTGCTCGGCCTCGTCGGCGAAGCGAAGAACCCGTCGTTCTTGGCGCTCCCTGCGAACGATGAGTTTCTCTACTCCGTCAACGAAATCGGCGACTACAGCGCCACGCGCGGCGGCATGCTCAGTGCGTTCGCCGTCGACGCCAAGTCGGGCAAGTTATCGCTGCTGAACCACGAATCAACCGAGGGAACCGGCCCCTGCTTCGTTTCGCTCGATAAGGACGGCAAGCACGCGCTCGTCGCTAACTATGGCAACGGAACCGTCGCCGTCCTGCCGATCGACGCCGCCGGCAAGCTGCAGCCTGCGAGCAGCGTCATGCAACAGGAAGGTTCCGGCCCGAACGCCGCCCGCCAGGAAGGTCCGCACGCCCACTCGATCAAGCTCGACCCCGCCAATCGCTTCGCGCTCGCCTGCGACCTCGGCGCCGACAAGGTCTTCGTCTACCGCTTCGATCCCGCGAAGGGGACGCTGACGCCAAACGAATCGCCCTGGTTCCAAACGGCCCCCGGCGCCGGCCCGCGCCACTTGGCGTTTCACCCCAACGGAAAATGGGTCTACATTATCAACGAACTCGACTGCACGCTCGTTGCCGCTGCCTACGACGCCGAGCAGGGCGTCTTGAAGGCGTTGCAAACGGAAACAACATTGCCCGCCGGCGGCGTCGAGGGAAACACCTGCGCCGAAGTCGTCGTCCACCCGAGCGGCAAGTTTGTCTACGCTTCGAACCGCGGCCATGATTCGATCGCGATGTTCTCCATCGACGCGACGACCGGCAAGCTCACGCCGCTCGGCCAACACCCCGCCGGCGGCAAGACGCCGCGCAATTTCAACATCGACCCCAGCGGCAAGTTTCTGCTCGCCGCGCTGCAAGGTTCGAATCGCGTCGTCGTCCATGCGATCGACCAAGCCACCGGCAAGCTAACGCAAACCGATCACGCGATCGAAACGCCGATGCCAGTTTGCATTGAGTTCGTGCCGTAATCACATGAGCGACAACTCTGGGTGCCACTGGCATCCTGCCAGTGTGAAGTGGGTACTCGCTCGGTAGTTCTCACTGGCAAGATGCCAGTGGCACCCCATGATGCAGCGACGCTTACTCGCTCATCTTCACGGTATCGCGCACCACGCTGGCGCTCCTACGCAAACTTCGCCCTCTCAACGCGTTACGTCATCCCGCAGCGCTGTCCTCTCGTCGTCGAGTTGAGTAAGCTCGAAGAGTGAACTCAACCGAGAGGAGCCGCATCGCGTCTCGTCCCGGCGAGCCCCTCCCTTCATGGGAGGGGTCTTCCATCGACAAGCAGCGAGGTTGACGCATGCATCGTTTCGCACTGGCGAACTGTCTGGTTCTGCTCTCATTAGCAACCGTCGCTCAAGCTCAAGAAGCCGAGCCGACCGAGCGTCCCGTCGATCCGGCGGTCATCAAGCGGTTCGCCACGCAGATCGAACCCGACCTCAAGGGCAGCCAAGCTCGCATCCGCCAGTACGTCGATTCGTTCCGCCTCGGCATGGCGAACGACGCCCGCCTCTGTGCGTTCGCCGTCGCCGGCGAACCGGTCGGCAAGAACGGCGTCCGCCTTACCGGCTTCGTCGAGTTCCCCGAAACCCGCAACGCCCTCGACGCCTTCTTCAAGACGCTCGGCTTCTCGCCGATTGAAAATGAAGTCGCGACGATGCCGTCGGAGAAGCTCGGCTCCAAACGGTTCGGCATCATCAAATCGCCCCACAGCCTGTCGTACGCCGAACCTGCCGAGAAAGAAGTCGTCACCGATT
This sequence is a window from Lacipirellula parvula. Protein-coding genes within it:
- a CDS encoding MFS transporter; its protein translation is MNPRYELWRRITFGITWLIYATFYFTRQAFDVAKPAFEGSAVRLTREEMGHVNSVYSTVYMLGQFAFGSLGDKYGPRVVLLFGIALSVFAAAAGGFALTFWTFIALAVLQGMAQSTGWSNANKTMSNWFSLRERGRVVGWWCTCYSLGPAIALMFGGAMMRLFSSQRSGADGAPQVVEYWPAAFWSAAAVLGVVGVLAWFLLSDRPEDLGLPSIEQYHGEPESLIDDESPAEPAPEGSSAIIREVLSSPSIWLLAISYFCVKLTRYVFIFWGPLYVKESLGSDASTSAFTAAAMPIGGVVGVIAIGYVSDLLFQSRRAPAAMLSLLATAGVLLVGLTQLESAWAMAAFFFCVGAFLFGPDSVISATASMDFGTKRGAGTAIGFVNGVGSIGGIFGGFLPGMLTKGDDWSPLFRVLLIGLVLSACVLSPLWRRKPPTAKTA
- a CDS encoding DUF1501 domain-containing protein, translated to MLNPLWQPDRREMFRHLGLGAMASTCASWLPSLAEQVAADPRRKRHCILLWMSGGPTQTDTFDMKPGHNNGGEFKEIATRAPGLRFSEHLPKLAEHSERIAVIRSLTTKEGDHERGTHLVRTGQPPMGAVAYPSIACSLAKELGETAESSLPNYVSVAPTLQISPAAFGPGFLGPSFAPALVGGNGAPGGPVAGGKFAALTLDDLELPRGVGEAQAMRRMKLWNAMEKRFLNDHRAASFNDHHALYRKAADMMRPEVRAAFDLSQEPDAVREKYGPGMFGQGCLLARRLVERGVPFVEVSLGSGLGWDTHAENFKLVKDLSGELDAGWATLMTELSERGLLDSTTIVWMGEFGRTPVINSMGGRDHFPNAWSCVLSGGGVKGGQAYGKTSADGMTVEEKPTAIGDVLATVSAALGVPPDTENFAMGERPIKIAEGTPIAELLA
- a CDS encoding DUF1549 domain-containing protein, which gives rise to MASLFYTAIKRSRCCWLALAIGFAAMCIAPSSLADDGKIATPLAESALSVDGRQLRMTQRIDELLAQGQAAANVTPAPLGDDAEFLRRASLDLTGVVPRASEVRDFLADEQPDKRQALVDRLLASSRYSTHMATTWRNRILPSGADPSRARDAAALQKWLRTRFARNLRYDNLVGSLLLTNGGDEIGPALYYQSHGVAPEKVAASAAELFLGVKLQCAQCHDHPFADWSQREFWGLAAFFARTESPGAGMGMQTSYKLVDVPRGEVKIPESEEVVPPKYPRGEELSTDDGTTRRSQLVLWLTSRDNRYFSRAAVNWAWSHLFGEGLVDSLDDFDDAKELAANEQLLVELADYFVESKFNLQQLWRTLATTEAYQRSSGYEGDKPPARELFAVMLPKPLTPEQLYDSFMRLAPSPEQRYAAGRTPNEMAAMLDEDPNRVEFVRRMRPPPGEPTEYQAGTLQALMLMNGQTTSRVTGPQESRLLGAINAPFLSDAERIDALFLSTLSRLPNEEERTLFVETLSETTSDEERQQALSDSFWALLNSTEFAFNH
- a CDS encoding MFS transporter; amino-acid sequence: MLATAPVDAPNETARPSVGPTGNVRWKICALLFFAAMINYVDRAVFGILKPKLMTELNWNEETFANVTASFTFAYALGYGFAGRAMDLLGVRVGYALCVAAWSAAAMGNGLVRTALGFSFMRGALGLAEGGNFPAAIKSVSQWFPKRERALATGIFNSGSSVGALVAPMMVPWITENYGWPAAFYATGFLGFIWLVFWWKWYEAPERHPSVSASELAYIQSDPIDPPQAISWLELLRHRQVWAFIVGMSLSSPIWWFYLYWAAGFLYERFGFDLKNIGPPLVVIYVSADVGSIAGGWLSGWLLKRGWSLNAARKITLLVCALCVVPVFGAALVTNGWIAVGLIALAAAAHQGFSANLYTLVSDMAPRKVVSSIVGLGGMAAGFVGMGFQIGTGYVLEHWKSGYLAILGVASVSYLVNVLIIHLLVPRLEPMRIDSAA
- a CDS encoding lactonase family protein — encoded protein: MTSTRTASKLTLPLMAMAVLASLLSQTSQAADAMRVYIGAYTQNGGRGINQASFDPNTGELKLLGLVGEAKNPSFLALPANDEFLYSVNEIGDYSATRGGMLSAFAVDAKSGKLSLLNHESTEGTGPCFVSLDKDGKHALVANYGNGTVAVLPIDAAGKLQPASSVMQQEGSGPNAARQEGPHAHSIKLDPANRFALACDLGADKVFVYRFDPAKGTLTPNESPWFQTAPGAGPRHLAFHPNGKWVYIINELDCTLVAAAYDAEQGVLKALQTETTLPAGGVEGNTCAEVVVHPSGKFVYASNRGHDSIAMFSIDATTGKLTPLGQHPAGGKTPRNFNIDPSGKFLLAALQGSNRVVVHAIDQATGKLTQTDHAIETPMPVCIEFVP